From a region of the Blastopirellula marina genome:
- a CDS encoding UvrB/UvrC motif-containing protein, with product MKCQQCEKPATFHITELTGEKPHELHLCEQCAQSYLTQNPSGGMPIQPSLAGMLHHQLKVADTAKELAKLDEQVCPICGISFYEFRNQGRLGCPHDYTCFGSELDPLIVNIHGDTQHSGKHPKHHRQSSQDQTRLIQLHNDMKAAIEKEDYERASQIRDEIRKIEEGES from the coding sequence ATGAAATGTCAACAATGCGAAAAGCCCGCCACGTTTCATATCACGGAACTTACCGGCGAGAAGCCGCATGAGCTGCACTTGTGCGAGCAATGCGCGCAGTCGTACCTGACGCAGAACCCCTCGGGTGGGATGCCGATTCAGCCTTCGCTGGCCGGCATGCTGCATCACCAGTTGAAAGTGGCCGACACGGCCAAGGAACTGGCCAAGCTGGACGAGCAGGTTTGTCCGATCTGCGGCATTAGTTTCTATGAATTCCGCAACCAGGGGCGGCTCGGCTGTCCGCACGACTATACCTGCTTCGGCAGCGAGCTCGATCCGCTGATCGTCAATATCCATGGCGATACACAGCACAGCGGCAAGCATCCCAAGCATCATCGGCAGTCGTCGCAAGATCAGACGCGGTTGATTCAGCTGCACAACGACATGAAAGCAGCCATCGAGAAGGAAGACTACGAGCGTGCTTCCCAAATACGGGATGAAATCCGTAAGATTGAGGAAGGCGAGTCCTAA